Proteins from one Bombus affinis isolate iyBomAffi1 chromosome 1, iyBomAffi1.2, whole genome shotgun sequence genomic window:
- the LOC126916482 gene encoding transcription elongation regulator 1 isoform X3, with the protein METSTEQTPATTETASNNEQEHNEEGMEETEDYSFDGEDYRHFVPRGRGGFRDRGRGGFDFPMRGGPPRFRGRGFGPRGPMFRGANNGFPFEGPPRPNCPPGPAGPRFRGPPPFDPSWGPMGPPNLMGPPNLMGPPGMIPGQQQPPQQQAQQANIPGLDLNGEVWVETKTPDGKSYYYNIRTRETTWTKPEGPNVKVMVQDQLEQLVHGASKQTTPTGTPTSTATTPNQINENRVSQSSEQSSTNNADAISQLSTAPPGTGPPPTLGETPDMNAQPTDTTQANGTAPTTVTNTPTMNTPAVNTNMMQPPPNMIPMQHRMPNQFGGPIATQFGAAPFGMPPPGFQPFGGYGPPQANWGMPQMPHGVMAPQAPAEDPAILAQLDQELVASAMVWTEHRAPDGRLYYYNSKAGESVWEKPQALKDLENAKLALRQKAEEAAAISTNTAVTTSTVTSNNVTTEATKQEKPQESNHETKDSVKETDANKPKKEETAPKEAAKPQDKSRPISSTPVPGTPWCVVWTGDGRVFFYNPSSRISVWERPDDLIGRQDVDKMVSTPPDAVVATKPTRQSDTSESSDDEQPIPAKKMKLDDTKTTAPKEEEEKENKKTIDIGKEAAIEAEVRAARERAIVPLETRIKSFRDMLAEKDVSAFSTWEKELHKIVFDPRYLLLTSKERKQVFEKYVKERAEEERREKRNKMKERKEQFQKLLEEAGLHGKSSFSDFAQKHGRDERFKNVEKMRERESLFNEYLLEVRKKEKEEKTAKREQVKKEFIAMLREHKDIDRHSHWSDCKKKLESDWRYRVVESASTREDWFRDYIRMLKEERKKEKEKDKDHRHRDKDHHKSEKKDRDRKDVDKYKDKSSKDRVDKDSSKDKKRRSEATSEENGKEKKEAVAEKESGEIEDNDEKPSKKENDKENTEDQSDSEEDREKQKRERERRAEASLREREREVQRTLATHLRDRDKERQHHRHTEAVQHFSALLADLVRNGDLAWREAKRQLRKDHRWELAESLDREEKERLFNEHIEQLSRKKRDKFRELLDEVGASTELTASWRDIKKSLKDDPRYLKFSSSDRKCEKEFKEYIKDKLVAAKADFRELLQETKLITDKTYKKVQENSAHLAEIEEILRKDRRFLVLEAAAAERTRLLMGYLEELARRGPPPPPTASEPSRRPTTN; encoded by the exons ATGGAAACGAGTACCGAGCAAACTCCCGCAACTACGGAAACCGCTTCTAATAATGAGCAGGAACACAATGAAGAGGGCATGGAAGAAACTGAAGATTACAGTTTCGATGGTGAAGATTATAGGCATTTCGTACCACGGGGTCGAGGAGGGTTTAG GGATCGTGGCAGAGGTGGGTTTGATTTTCCCATGAGAGGTGGACCTCCAAGATTTAGAGGAAGAGGATTTGGACCTAGAGGACCAATGTTTCGTGGAGCAAATAATGGATTTCCGTTTGAGGGACCTCCTAGGCCAAATTGTCCACCGGGTCCGGCAGGACCACGTTTCCGGGGACCTCCGCCGTTTGATCCTAGTTGGGGACCTATGGGGCCACCAAATCTGATGGGACCGCCAAATCTTATGGGACCTCCAGGAATG ATTCCAGGTCAACAGCAGCCCCCGCAACAACAGGCACAACAAGCAAACATTCCAGGCTTAGATCTCAATGGAGAGGTATGGGTAGAAACAAAAACACCAGATGGCAAATCATATTATTATAACATTCGTACAAGGGAAACTACATGGACAAAACCAGAGGGACCAAATGTTAAGGTCATGGTGCAAGATCAG TTAGAACAACTGGTGCATGGAGCATCTAAACAAACAACCCCAACTGGCACTCCCACTTCTACGGCTACTACTCCTAATCAAATTAATGAAAATAGGGTGTCTCAAAGTAGCGAACAATCTTCAACAAATAATGCAGATGCTATCAGTCAACTTAGTACTGCTCCACCTGGTACAGGGCCACCTCCTACACTTGGTGAAACACCAGATATGAATGCACAACCAACTGACACAACACAAGCAAACG GTACCGCACCTACGACTGTAACTAATACCCCAACTATGAATACCCCAGCAGTAAATACAAATATGATGCAACCTCCTCCTAATATGATACCTATGCAACACAGGATGCCAAATCAATTTGGTGGTCCAATTGCAACACAATTTGGAGCAGCACCTTTTGGTATGCCACCGCCAGGGTTCCAGCCTTTTGGAGGTTATGGTCCACCACAAGCAAATTGGG GTATGCCACAAATGCCACATGGAGTCATGGCTCCACAAGCTCCAGCAGAAGATCCTGCTATATTAGCTCAGTTGGATCAGGAACTAGTAGCATCTGCTATGGTATGGACGGAACATCGTGCTCCGGATGGAagattatattattacaatagtAAAGCTGGAGAATCTGTTTGGGAAAAGCCACAAGCACTAAAGGATCTTGAAA ATGCAAAATTAGCGCTACGGCAAAAAGCAGAAGAAGCAGCTGCCATCTCTACGAACACCGCCGTGACTACTTCCACCGTTACTAGTAACAATGTAACTACAGAAGCCACAAAACAAGAAAAACCTCAAGAAAGTAATCACGAAACCAAAGATAGTGTAAAGGAAACAGACGCTAATAAACCGAAAAAAGAGGAAACAGCGCCTAAAGAAGCTGCCAAACCTCAAGACAAATCTAGACCAATCTCTAGTACACCAGTACCTGGAACTCCTTG GTGTGTTGTTTGGACGGGCGATGGACGCGTATTCTTTTATAATCCCTCATCGCGTATTTCTGTCTGGGAAAGACCAGATGATCTCATTGGTCGTCAGGATGTCGATAAGATGGTATCTACTCCGCCAGATGCAGTGGTAGCTACGAAACCAACGCGTCAATCAGATACAAGTGAAAGCAGTGATGATGAACAACCAATACCAGCAAAAAAGATGAAACTGGATGATACAAAAA CCACAGCGCCAaaagaagaggaggaaaaagagaataaaaaaacTATCGATATCGGAAAGGAGGCTGCAATAGAGGCAGAAGTACGAGCTGCTAGAGAAAGGGCAATTGTTCCTTTGGAGACAAGAATTAAATCGTTTAGGGATATGCTTGCAGAGAAAGAT GTATCCGCGTTTAGTACTTGGGAAAAGGAGCTTCACAAAATTGTATTTGACCCCCGATACTTACTTTTAACATCGAAGGAGAGAAAACAAGTTTTCGAGAAGTACGTAAAGGAGAGGGCGGAAGAAGAGAGGCGGGAAAAGAGGAACAAAATGAAGGAACGGAAAGAACAATTTCAAAAATTGCTAGAAGAAGCTGGTCTTCATGGAAA ATCTTCATTTAGTGATTTTGCTCAAAAACATGGGCGTGATGAACGGTTTAAGAATGTAGAAAAGATGCGTGAACGGGAGAGCCTATTCAACGAATATCTGCTGGAAGtgcgaaagaaggaaaaagaggaaaaaacagCAAAACGAGAACag GTGAAAAAGGAATTCATAGCGATGCTACGTGAACACAAAGACATCGACAGACATTCGCATTGGAGCGATTGTAAGAAAAAGTTGGAATCAGATTGGAGGTACAGAGTCGTAGAGTCAGCAAGCACGAGGGAAGATTGGTTTAGGGATTACATTCGTATGCTAAAGGaggagaggaaaaaggaaaaggagaaaGACAAAGACCACCGGCACAGAGATAAAGATCATCACAAGTCGGAGAAGAAAGATAGGGACCGAAAGGATGTTGATAAGTACAAGGATAAATCGTCAAAGGATCGGGTTGATAAGGACAGTTCGAAGGATAAAAAACGCAGGAGCGAAGCAACTTCGGAGGAAAATGGCAAGGAAAAAAAGGAGGCAGTGGCAGAGAAGGAAAGCGGAGAAATCGAAGATAACGATGAAAAACCATCAAAAAAGGAGAACGAT AAGGAGAACACGGAAGACCAATCTGATTCAGAAGAAGACCGTGAGAAACAGAAACGAGAACGTGAAAGAAGAGCAGAAGCCAGTCTtcgtgagagagaaagagaagttcAGAGGACTCTTGCTACGCATCTTCGTGATAGAGATAAGGAAAGGCAGCACCATCGTCATACAGAGGCAGTACAGCACTTTAGTGCACTTCTTGCAGACTTG GTAAGGAATGGTGACTTAGCATGGCGGGAAGCGAAACGACAATTGAGGAAAGATCATAGATGGGAATTAGCTGAAAGTTTAGATCGCGAGGAAAAAGAAAGACTATTTAACGAACACATAGAACAGCTTAGTCGTAAGAAACGTGATAAGTTCCGCGAGCTACTTGACGAAGTAGGCGCTTCTACGGAACTTACCGCTTCATGGAgagatattaaaaaatcattaaaaGACGATCCTAGATATCTTAAATTTTCATCTAGTGATCGG AAATGCGAAAAAGAATTCAAAGAGTACATTAAAGATAAACTTGTTGCGGCCAAAGCCGATTTTAGGGAACTTCTTCAA GAAACAAAACTTATCACtgataaaacatataaaaaagtACAAGAAAATAGTGCACATTTAGCCgaaattgaagaaattttaaGAAAAGATCGAAGATTTCTGGTGTTGGAAGCAGCCGCTGCTGAACGAACGCGACTGTTAATGGGATATTTAGAAGAATTGGCACGTAGGGGTCCACCGCCACCACCTACTGCCTCAGAACCTTCAAGAAGACCAACCACAAA CTAA
- the LOC126916482 gene encoding transcription elongation regulator 1 isoform X2 → METSTEQTPATTETASNNEQEHNEEGMEETEDYSFDGEDYRHFVPRGRGGFRGGFDFPMRGGPPRFRGRGFGPRGPMFRGANNGFPFEGPPRPNCPPGPAGPRFRGPPPFDPSWGPMGPPNLMGPPNLMGPPGMPPPHMMNGPIGTGPGPYGPPPGMGPPNMNNIPGQQQPPQQQAQQANIPGLDLNGEVWVETKTPDGKSYYYNIRTRETTWTKPEGPNVKVMVQDQLEQLVHGASKQTTPTGTPTSTATTPNQINENRVSQSSEQSSTNNADAISQLSTAPPGTGPPPTLGETPDMNAQPTDTTQANGTAPTTVTNTPTMNTPAVNTNMMQPPPNMIPMQHRMPNQFGGPIATQFGAAPFGMPPPGFQPFGGYGPPQANWGMPQMPHGVMAPQAPAEDPAILAQLDQELVASAMVWTEHRAPDGRLYYYNSKAGESVWEKPQALKDLENAKLALRQKAEEAAAISTNTAVTTSTVTSNNVTTEATKQEKPQESNHETKDSVKETDANKPKKEETAPKEAAKPQDKSRPISSTPVPGTPWCVVWTGDGRVFFYNPSSRISVWERPDDLIGRQDVDKMVSTPPDAVVATKPTRQSDTSESSDDEQPIPAKKMKLDDTKTTAPKEEEEKENKKTIDIGKEAAIEAEVRAARERAIVPLETRIKSFRDMLAEKDVSAFSTWEKELHKIVFDPRYLLLTSKERKQVFEKYVKERAEEERREKRNKMKERKEQFQKLLEEAGLHGKSSFSDFAQKHGRDERFKNVEKMRERESLFNEYLLEVRKKEKEEKTAKREQVKKEFIAMLREHKDIDRHSHWSDCKKKLESDWRYRVVESASTREDWFRDYIRMLKEERKKEKEKDKDHRHRDKDHHKSEKKDRDRKDVDKYKDKSSKDRVDKDSSKDKKRRSEATSEENGKEKKEAVAEKESGEIEDNDEKPSKKENDKENTEDQSDSEEDREKQKRERERRAEASLREREREVQRTLATHLRDRDKERQHHRHTEAVQHFSALLADLVRNGDLAWREAKRQLRKDHRWELAESLDREEKERLFNEHIEQLSRKKRDKFRELLDEVGASTELTASWRDIKKSLKDDPRYLKFSSSDRKCEKEFKEYIKDKLVAAKADFRELLQETKLITDKTYKKVQENSAHLAEIEEILRKDRRFLVLEAAAAERTRLLMGYLEELARRGPPPPPTASEPSRRPTTN, encoded by the exons ATGGAAACGAGTACCGAGCAAACTCCCGCAACTACGGAAACCGCTTCTAATAATGAGCAGGAACACAATGAAGAGGGCATGGAAGAAACTGAAGATTACAGTTTCGATGGTGAAGATTATAGGCATTTCGTACCACGGGGTCGAGGAGGGTTTAG AGGTGGGTTTGATTTTCCCATGAGAGGTGGACCTCCAAGATTTAGAGGAAGAGGATTTGGACCTAGAGGACCAATGTTTCGTGGAGCAAATAATGGATTTCCGTTTGAGGGACCTCCTAGGCCAAATTGTCCACCGGGTCCGGCAGGACCACGTTTCCGGGGACCTCCGCCGTTTGATCCTAGTTGGGGACCTATGGGGCCACCAAATCTGATGGGACCGCCAAATCTTATGGGACCTCCAGGAATG CCACCACCACACATGATGAATGGCCCAATTGGGACAGGTCCTGGACCTTATGGACCACCTCCTGGGATGGGACCACCCAATATGAATAAC ATTCCAGGTCAACAGCAGCCCCCGCAACAACAGGCACAACAAGCAAACATTCCAGGCTTAGATCTCAATGGAGAGGTATGGGTAGAAACAAAAACACCAGATGGCAAATCATATTATTATAACATTCGTACAAGGGAAACTACATGGACAAAACCAGAGGGACCAAATGTTAAGGTCATGGTGCAAGATCAG TTAGAACAACTGGTGCATGGAGCATCTAAACAAACAACCCCAACTGGCACTCCCACTTCTACGGCTACTACTCCTAATCAAATTAATGAAAATAGGGTGTCTCAAAGTAGCGAACAATCTTCAACAAATAATGCAGATGCTATCAGTCAACTTAGTACTGCTCCACCTGGTACAGGGCCACCTCCTACACTTGGTGAAACACCAGATATGAATGCACAACCAACTGACACAACACAAGCAAACG GTACCGCACCTACGACTGTAACTAATACCCCAACTATGAATACCCCAGCAGTAAATACAAATATGATGCAACCTCCTCCTAATATGATACCTATGCAACACAGGATGCCAAATCAATTTGGTGGTCCAATTGCAACACAATTTGGAGCAGCACCTTTTGGTATGCCACCGCCAGGGTTCCAGCCTTTTGGAGGTTATGGTCCACCACAAGCAAATTGGG GTATGCCACAAATGCCACATGGAGTCATGGCTCCACAAGCTCCAGCAGAAGATCCTGCTATATTAGCTCAGTTGGATCAGGAACTAGTAGCATCTGCTATGGTATGGACGGAACATCGTGCTCCGGATGGAagattatattattacaatagtAAAGCTGGAGAATCTGTTTGGGAAAAGCCACAAGCACTAAAGGATCTTGAAA ATGCAAAATTAGCGCTACGGCAAAAAGCAGAAGAAGCAGCTGCCATCTCTACGAACACCGCCGTGACTACTTCCACCGTTACTAGTAACAATGTAACTACAGAAGCCACAAAACAAGAAAAACCTCAAGAAAGTAATCACGAAACCAAAGATAGTGTAAAGGAAACAGACGCTAATAAACCGAAAAAAGAGGAAACAGCGCCTAAAGAAGCTGCCAAACCTCAAGACAAATCTAGACCAATCTCTAGTACACCAGTACCTGGAACTCCTTG GTGTGTTGTTTGGACGGGCGATGGACGCGTATTCTTTTATAATCCCTCATCGCGTATTTCTGTCTGGGAAAGACCAGATGATCTCATTGGTCGTCAGGATGTCGATAAGATGGTATCTACTCCGCCAGATGCAGTGGTAGCTACGAAACCAACGCGTCAATCAGATACAAGTGAAAGCAGTGATGATGAACAACCAATACCAGCAAAAAAGATGAAACTGGATGATACAAAAA CCACAGCGCCAaaagaagaggaggaaaaagagaataaaaaaacTATCGATATCGGAAAGGAGGCTGCAATAGAGGCAGAAGTACGAGCTGCTAGAGAAAGGGCAATTGTTCCTTTGGAGACAAGAATTAAATCGTTTAGGGATATGCTTGCAGAGAAAGAT GTATCCGCGTTTAGTACTTGGGAAAAGGAGCTTCACAAAATTGTATTTGACCCCCGATACTTACTTTTAACATCGAAGGAGAGAAAACAAGTTTTCGAGAAGTACGTAAAGGAGAGGGCGGAAGAAGAGAGGCGGGAAAAGAGGAACAAAATGAAGGAACGGAAAGAACAATTTCAAAAATTGCTAGAAGAAGCTGGTCTTCATGGAAA ATCTTCATTTAGTGATTTTGCTCAAAAACATGGGCGTGATGAACGGTTTAAGAATGTAGAAAAGATGCGTGAACGGGAGAGCCTATTCAACGAATATCTGCTGGAAGtgcgaaagaaggaaaaagaggaaaaaacagCAAAACGAGAACag GTGAAAAAGGAATTCATAGCGATGCTACGTGAACACAAAGACATCGACAGACATTCGCATTGGAGCGATTGTAAGAAAAAGTTGGAATCAGATTGGAGGTACAGAGTCGTAGAGTCAGCAAGCACGAGGGAAGATTGGTTTAGGGATTACATTCGTATGCTAAAGGaggagaggaaaaaggaaaaggagaaaGACAAAGACCACCGGCACAGAGATAAAGATCATCACAAGTCGGAGAAGAAAGATAGGGACCGAAAGGATGTTGATAAGTACAAGGATAAATCGTCAAAGGATCGGGTTGATAAGGACAGTTCGAAGGATAAAAAACGCAGGAGCGAAGCAACTTCGGAGGAAAATGGCAAGGAAAAAAAGGAGGCAGTGGCAGAGAAGGAAAGCGGAGAAATCGAAGATAACGATGAAAAACCATCAAAAAAGGAGAACGAT AAGGAGAACACGGAAGACCAATCTGATTCAGAAGAAGACCGTGAGAAACAGAAACGAGAACGTGAAAGAAGAGCAGAAGCCAGTCTtcgtgagagagaaagagaagttcAGAGGACTCTTGCTACGCATCTTCGTGATAGAGATAAGGAAAGGCAGCACCATCGTCATACAGAGGCAGTACAGCACTTTAGTGCACTTCTTGCAGACTTG GTAAGGAATGGTGACTTAGCATGGCGGGAAGCGAAACGACAATTGAGGAAAGATCATAGATGGGAATTAGCTGAAAGTTTAGATCGCGAGGAAAAAGAAAGACTATTTAACGAACACATAGAACAGCTTAGTCGTAAGAAACGTGATAAGTTCCGCGAGCTACTTGACGAAGTAGGCGCTTCTACGGAACTTACCGCTTCATGGAgagatattaaaaaatcattaaaaGACGATCCTAGATATCTTAAATTTTCATCTAGTGATCGG AAATGCGAAAAAGAATTCAAAGAGTACATTAAAGATAAACTTGTTGCGGCCAAAGCCGATTTTAGGGAACTTCTTCAA GAAACAAAACTTATCACtgataaaacatataaaaaagtACAAGAAAATAGTGCACATTTAGCCgaaattgaagaaattttaaGAAAAGATCGAAGATTTCTGGTGTTGGAAGCAGCCGCTGCTGAACGAACGCGACTGTTAATGGGATATTTAGAAGAATTGGCACGTAGGGGTCCACCGCCACCACCTACTGCCTCAGAACCTTCAAGAAGACCAACCACAAA CTAA
- the LOC126916482 gene encoding transcription elongation regulator 1 isoform X1 yields the protein METSTEQTPATTETASNNEQEHNEEGMEETEDYSFDGEDYRHFVPRGRGGFRDRGRGGFDFPMRGGPPRFRGRGFGPRGPMFRGANNGFPFEGPPRPNCPPGPAGPRFRGPPPFDPSWGPMGPPNLMGPPNLMGPPGMPPPHMMNGPIGTGPGPYGPPPGMGPPNMNNIPGQQQPPQQQAQQANIPGLDLNGEVWVETKTPDGKSYYYNIRTRETTWTKPEGPNVKVMVQDQLEQLVHGASKQTTPTGTPTSTATTPNQINENRVSQSSEQSSTNNADAISQLSTAPPGTGPPPTLGETPDMNAQPTDTTQANGTAPTTVTNTPTMNTPAVNTNMMQPPPNMIPMQHRMPNQFGGPIATQFGAAPFGMPPPGFQPFGGYGPPQANWGMPQMPHGVMAPQAPAEDPAILAQLDQELVASAMVWTEHRAPDGRLYYYNSKAGESVWEKPQALKDLENAKLALRQKAEEAAAISTNTAVTTSTVTSNNVTTEATKQEKPQESNHETKDSVKETDANKPKKEETAPKEAAKPQDKSRPISSTPVPGTPWCVVWTGDGRVFFYNPSSRISVWERPDDLIGRQDVDKMVSTPPDAVVATKPTRQSDTSESSDDEQPIPAKKMKLDDTKTTAPKEEEEKENKKTIDIGKEAAIEAEVRAARERAIVPLETRIKSFRDMLAEKDVSAFSTWEKELHKIVFDPRYLLLTSKERKQVFEKYVKERAEEERREKRNKMKERKEQFQKLLEEAGLHGKSSFSDFAQKHGRDERFKNVEKMRERESLFNEYLLEVRKKEKEEKTAKREQVKKEFIAMLREHKDIDRHSHWSDCKKKLESDWRYRVVESASTREDWFRDYIRMLKEERKKEKEKDKDHRHRDKDHHKSEKKDRDRKDVDKYKDKSSKDRVDKDSSKDKKRRSEATSEENGKEKKEAVAEKESGEIEDNDEKPSKKENDKENTEDQSDSEEDREKQKRERERRAEASLREREREVQRTLATHLRDRDKERQHHRHTEAVQHFSALLADLVRNGDLAWREAKRQLRKDHRWELAESLDREEKERLFNEHIEQLSRKKRDKFRELLDEVGASTELTASWRDIKKSLKDDPRYLKFSSSDRKCEKEFKEYIKDKLVAAKADFRELLQETKLITDKTYKKVQENSAHLAEIEEILRKDRRFLVLEAAAAERTRLLMGYLEELARRGPPPPPTASEPSRRPTTN from the exons ATGGAAACGAGTACCGAGCAAACTCCCGCAACTACGGAAACCGCTTCTAATAATGAGCAGGAACACAATGAAGAGGGCATGGAAGAAACTGAAGATTACAGTTTCGATGGTGAAGATTATAGGCATTTCGTACCACGGGGTCGAGGAGGGTTTAG GGATCGTGGCAGAGGTGGGTTTGATTTTCCCATGAGAGGTGGACCTCCAAGATTTAGAGGAAGAGGATTTGGACCTAGAGGACCAATGTTTCGTGGAGCAAATAATGGATTTCCGTTTGAGGGACCTCCTAGGCCAAATTGTCCACCGGGTCCGGCAGGACCACGTTTCCGGGGACCTCCGCCGTTTGATCCTAGTTGGGGACCTATGGGGCCACCAAATCTGATGGGACCGCCAAATCTTATGGGACCTCCAGGAATG CCACCACCACACATGATGAATGGCCCAATTGGGACAGGTCCTGGACCTTATGGACCACCTCCTGGGATGGGACCACCCAATATGAATAAC ATTCCAGGTCAACAGCAGCCCCCGCAACAACAGGCACAACAAGCAAACATTCCAGGCTTAGATCTCAATGGAGAGGTATGGGTAGAAACAAAAACACCAGATGGCAAATCATATTATTATAACATTCGTACAAGGGAAACTACATGGACAAAACCAGAGGGACCAAATGTTAAGGTCATGGTGCAAGATCAG TTAGAACAACTGGTGCATGGAGCATCTAAACAAACAACCCCAACTGGCACTCCCACTTCTACGGCTACTACTCCTAATCAAATTAATGAAAATAGGGTGTCTCAAAGTAGCGAACAATCTTCAACAAATAATGCAGATGCTATCAGTCAACTTAGTACTGCTCCACCTGGTACAGGGCCACCTCCTACACTTGGTGAAACACCAGATATGAATGCACAACCAACTGACACAACACAAGCAAACG GTACCGCACCTACGACTGTAACTAATACCCCAACTATGAATACCCCAGCAGTAAATACAAATATGATGCAACCTCCTCCTAATATGATACCTATGCAACACAGGATGCCAAATCAATTTGGTGGTCCAATTGCAACACAATTTGGAGCAGCACCTTTTGGTATGCCACCGCCAGGGTTCCAGCCTTTTGGAGGTTATGGTCCACCACAAGCAAATTGGG GTATGCCACAAATGCCACATGGAGTCATGGCTCCACAAGCTCCAGCAGAAGATCCTGCTATATTAGCTCAGTTGGATCAGGAACTAGTAGCATCTGCTATGGTATGGACGGAACATCGTGCTCCGGATGGAagattatattattacaatagtAAAGCTGGAGAATCTGTTTGGGAAAAGCCACAAGCACTAAAGGATCTTGAAA ATGCAAAATTAGCGCTACGGCAAAAAGCAGAAGAAGCAGCTGCCATCTCTACGAACACCGCCGTGACTACTTCCACCGTTACTAGTAACAATGTAACTACAGAAGCCACAAAACAAGAAAAACCTCAAGAAAGTAATCACGAAACCAAAGATAGTGTAAAGGAAACAGACGCTAATAAACCGAAAAAAGAGGAAACAGCGCCTAAAGAAGCTGCCAAACCTCAAGACAAATCTAGACCAATCTCTAGTACACCAGTACCTGGAACTCCTTG GTGTGTTGTTTGGACGGGCGATGGACGCGTATTCTTTTATAATCCCTCATCGCGTATTTCTGTCTGGGAAAGACCAGATGATCTCATTGGTCGTCAGGATGTCGATAAGATGGTATCTACTCCGCCAGATGCAGTGGTAGCTACGAAACCAACGCGTCAATCAGATACAAGTGAAAGCAGTGATGATGAACAACCAATACCAGCAAAAAAGATGAAACTGGATGATACAAAAA CCACAGCGCCAaaagaagaggaggaaaaagagaataaaaaaacTATCGATATCGGAAAGGAGGCTGCAATAGAGGCAGAAGTACGAGCTGCTAGAGAAAGGGCAATTGTTCCTTTGGAGACAAGAATTAAATCGTTTAGGGATATGCTTGCAGAGAAAGAT GTATCCGCGTTTAGTACTTGGGAAAAGGAGCTTCACAAAATTGTATTTGACCCCCGATACTTACTTTTAACATCGAAGGAGAGAAAACAAGTTTTCGAGAAGTACGTAAAGGAGAGGGCGGAAGAAGAGAGGCGGGAAAAGAGGAACAAAATGAAGGAACGGAAAGAACAATTTCAAAAATTGCTAGAAGAAGCTGGTCTTCATGGAAA ATCTTCATTTAGTGATTTTGCTCAAAAACATGGGCGTGATGAACGGTTTAAGAATGTAGAAAAGATGCGTGAACGGGAGAGCCTATTCAACGAATATCTGCTGGAAGtgcgaaagaaggaaaaagaggaaaaaacagCAAAACGAGAACag GTGAAAAAGGAATTCATAGCGATGCTACGTGAACACAAAGACATCGACAGACATTCGCATTGGAGCGATTGTAAGAAAAAGTTGGAATCAGATTGGAGGTACAGAGTCGTAGAGTCAGCAAGCACGAGGGAAGATTGGTTTAGGGATTACATTCGTATGCTAAAGGaggagaggaaaaaggaaaaggagaaaGACAAAGACCACCGGCACAGAGATAAAGATCATCACAAGTCGGAGAAGAAAGATAGGGACCGAAAGGATGTTGATAAGTACAAGGATAAATCGTCAAAGGATCGGGTTGATAAGGACAGTTCGAAGGATAAAAAACGCAGGAGCGAAGCAACTTCGGAGGAAAATGGCAAGGAAAAAAAGGAGGCAGTGGCAGAGAAGGAAAGCGGAGAAATCGAAGATAACGATGAAAAACCATCAAAAAAGGAGAACGAT AAGGAGAACACGGAAGACCAATCTGATTCAGAAGAAGACCGTGAGAAACAGAAACGAGAACGTGAAAGAAGAGCAGAAGCCAGTCTtcgtgagagagaaagagaagttcAGAGGACTCTTGCTACGCATCTTCGTGATAGAGATAAGGAAAGGCAGCACCATCGTCATACAGAGGCAGTACAGCACTTTAGTGCACTTCTTGCAGACTTG GTAAGGAATGGTGACTTAGCATGGCGGGAAGCGAAACGACAATTGAGGAAAGATCATAGATGGGAATTAGCTGAAAGTTTAGATCGCGAGGAAAAAGAAAGACTATTTAACGAACACATAGAACAGCTTAGTCGTAAGAAACGTGATAAGTTCCGCGAGCTACTTGACGAAGTAGGCGCTTCTACGGAACTTACCGCTTCATGGAgagatattaaaaaatcattaaaaGACGATCCTAGATATCTTAAATTTTCATCTAGTGATCGG AAATGCGAAAAAGAATTCAAAGAGTACATTAAAGATAAACTTGTTGCGGCCAAAGCCGATTTTAGGGAACTTCTTCAA GAAACAAAACTTATCACtgataaaacatataaaaaagtACAAGAAAATAGTGCACATTTAGCCgaaattgaagaaattttaaGAAAAGATCGAAGATTTCTGGTGTTGGAAGCAGCCGCTGCTGAACGAACGCGACTGTTAATGGGATATTTAGAAGAATTGGCACGTAGGGGTCCACCGCCACCACCTACTGCCTCAGAACCTTCAAGAAGACCAACCACAAA CTAA